Proteins from a genomic interval of Neodiprion lecontei isolate iyNeoLeco1 chromosome 2, iyNeoLeco1.1, whole genome shotgun sequence:
- the LOC107227176 gene encoding RING finger protein nhl-1 isoform X3 — MEQFEQLLTCAICLDRYRNPKLLPCQHSFCMEPCMDGLVDYVRRQVKCPECRAEHRIPYQGVQAFPTNVTLQRFLELHIEITGELPDPTSGQTMERCGVCSEKSYCSHCVHCDKKCCSECKDAHMDILRREITRINSQVRRGLHRLQDALALVEKNTLGLQTNCTSVSEEIDEFYRRLTKALKDRTDYLRNEVDRYLGTELRGLVHLKENLELEISNIQSNCDLADAHINENVPWDDAELLDTKELFLRTVEFIRNFEYEAGDYSRRVRFMLPHEPNQMVLHLAGYGELNIKPETGSGNMLGGSGGLAPPGGPQGLMRSKSDHRLASQYRQQEDERTPRSRYVPDYEYETPDYEPPRNKSRYRSRFMRQRDAEDSDGDTRAVRFTGAQTELTGGAAPTREKVLDTEDAGKGPLSGIFRLTDSPRVMLKLQECERVGKKKKEEVPAATQPAQPPKPQVQVRKAPPAAAARQVSEDDEISRIKKQNKNAPSSSETALAEVHPPTSVTIPTVPQPREPAERESEESIRRTSAARRTSAQDAHPPATRSASSDSSTGSESSTGSGIRSTGAPFTAEEMKQRYLSRAPATGTTTTVSASPNPPANIPREAAAPTTTTTTTTTTPQRPFQSRFLGGGNRAAPAPPPPREEPAKKEEEEEEETTSSSEETDSETEEESETENPSTPTQSSAPSASQKTSGESAMARTDIGALLARSAEARRGSKEESPSTRFLNKSRSQAAMAAAREPDPEPEPHPTMSRYAALKERRQRLARSRSSHNFGGDDLDLDDDPPSPTTQSPNAYLAAKYGAGSELARSRSTHALKSREPSPDRDHRDRDRDRGATEKDGAALSSWARYLKNKYGNRTTKDKEPPSASAAAASSSASAASRRLSLGLPLRHTGQTSFESSDEDQKNPSGSPTSPTAAPAIHAAAGSSTRGQYLLKRRQLFKFGMRGSEAGCFTWPRGLAVGPDNSIVVADSSNHRIQVFDGNGNFVKEFGTYGSGEGEFDCLAGVAVNRIGQFIIADRYNHRIQVLDPSGRFLRAFGSQGSADGRLNYPWGITTDALGFIYVCDKENHRVQVFQSDGTFVGKFGSCGSGRGQLEHPHYIAVSNTNRVIVSDGNNHRVQIFDVNGRVLTSFGSEGSEDGQFKFPRGVAVDDQGFIVVADSGNNRIQIFTPEGVFLRAFGGWGSGDGEFRGLEGVAVTSAGNIVVCDRENHRVQVF; from the exons ATGGAGCAGTTCGAGCAGCTGCTAACGTGCGCGATTTGCCTTGACCGGTACAGAAATCCAAAGCTGCTACCATGCCAGCACAGTTTTTGCATGGAACCCTGCATGGATGGGCTGGTCGACTACGTTCGACGACAAGTGAAATGCCCGGAGTGCCGAGCAGAGCATCGCATCCCATACCAG GGTGTTCAAGCCTTCCCAACGAACGTGACGCTCCAGCGATTCCTCGAGCTGCACATCGAGATCACAGGCGAACTTCCGGATCCGACGAGCGGTCAGACGATGGAAAGATGCGGTGTCTGTTCCGAAAAGAGTTACTGCTCTCACTGCGTTCACTGCGACAAAAAATGTTGCTCCGAATGCAAGGACGCCCACATGGACATCTTGAGGCGTGAGATAACTCGCATTAATTCACag GTGCGGAGGGGCCTGCATAGACTCCAGGACGCCCTGGCCCTAGTCGAGAAGAACACCCTTGGTCTCCAAACAAACTGCACGTCCGTTTCGGAGGAGATAGACGAGTTCTACCGACGTCTCACCAAGGCGCTGAAAGACCGCACCGACTATCTGAGAAACGAGGTGGACCGCTATCTGGGCACGGAGCTCAGAGGGCTCGTCCACCTCAAGGAAAATCTCGAGCTTGAAATTTCGAACATACAGAGCAACTGCGACCTCGCCGATGCCCACATAAACGAAAACGTCCCGTGGGATGACGCTGAGCTGCTTGACACCAAGGAACTCTTTCTACGCACCGTCGAGTTCATCag AAACTTCGAGTATGAAGCAGGAGACTACAGTCGAAGGGTGCGCTTCATGCTGCCTCACGAACCAAACCAGATGGTGCTGCACTTAGCCGGTTACGGGGAATTGAACATCAAACCCGAGACCGGAAGTGGCAACATGCTGGGAGGATCCGGAGGACTTGCGCCTCCCGGAGGACCTCAGGGTCTTATGAGGAGTAAAAGCGATCACCGCCTCGCCTCTCAGTATCGCCAACAAGAGGATGAACGCACCCCGAGGAGCCGCTACGTTCCCGATTACGA GTACGAAACGCCAGACTACGAGCCGCCCCGAAACAAATCTCGGTACAGGAGTCGATTCATGCGCCAACGAGACGCGGAGGATTCCGACGGAGATACGAGGGCCGTCAGGTTCACGGGGGCGCAAACGGAATTGACGGGGGGAGCTGCGCCGACCCGAGAGAAGGTCCTGGATACGGAGGATGCGGGAAAAGGACCGCTGTCTGGTATTTTCCGGCTTACGGACTCGCCCCGTGTAATGCTCAAGCTGCAGGAATGCGAGCGCGTtgggaagaagaagaaggaggaagTTCCCGCGGCCACGCAACCCGCGCAGCCACCGAAACCTCAG GTCCAAGTGAGGAAGGCGCCACCCGCTGCTGCCGCAAGGCAGGTAAGCGAGGACGACGAGATATCGAGGATCAAAAAGCAGAACAAAAACGCACCGTCTTCCTCGGAAACGGCGTTAGCAGAAGTCCATCCCCCAACTTCCGTCACTATTCCGACAGTCCCTCAACCGAGGGAACCGGCGGAACGCGAATCTGAGGAATCGATTAGGAGAACTTCGGCCGCTAG AAGGACATCAGCGCAGGATGCGCATCCGCCGGCAACTCGAAGCGCTTCCTCCGACTCGAGCACCGGTTCGGAAAGCTCGACGGGTTCCGGTATCCGAAGCACCGGTGCTCCGTTCACGGCCGAAGAGATGAAGCAGAGATACTTGTCTCGAGCACCGGCGACAGGAACGACGACAACCGTATCGGCATCACCAAATCCGCCGGCGAACATCCCCCGAGAGGCGGCGGctccgacgacgacgacgacgacgacgacgacaacgcCGCAGAGACCGTTTCAGAGTCGTTTTTTAGGCggag GTAACCGTGCCGCACCGGCACCGCCACCTCCGAGGGAAGAACCGGCGAagaaagaagaggaggaggaagaggagacGACAAGCTCCTCCGAGGAGACCGACTCCGAAACGGAGGAGGAATCCGAGACGGAAAATCCCTCGACACCCACCCAGAGCTCGGCTCCATCCGCTAGTCAAAAGACGTCCGGGGAATCAGCAATGGCAAGGACCGACATCGGGGCGCTTCTGGCTCGAAGTGCGGAAGCCCGACGAGGGAGTAAGGAGGAATCACCTTCCACCAG GTTCCTCAACAAGAGCAGAAGCCAGGCGGCCATGGCGGCAGCGCGTGAACCGGATCCGGAGCCCGAGCCCCACCCGACGATGTCGCGTTACGCGGCCCTCAAGGAACGCAGACAGCGTCTGGCGCGCTCGAGAAGCTCCCACAACTTCGGGGGCGACGACCTGGACCTGGACGACGACCCGCCCTCGCCCACAACCCAGTCGCCCAACGCCTACCTGGCGGCCAAGTACGGGGCCGGTAGCGAGCTGGCGCGAAGTCGCAGCACGCACGCCCTCAAGTCCAGGGAACCGAGTCCCGACCGTGACCACAGGGACCGGGACCGGGACCGTGGAGCCACGGAGAAGGATGGCGCTGCCCTTAGCTCCTGGGCTCGCTACCTCAAGAACAAGTACGGAAACCGCACCACCAAGGACAAGGAGCCACCTTCCGCCTCTGCAGCGGCCGCCTCTTCGAG TGCGAGTGCCGCCTCGCGAAGGCTTTCGCTAGGGTTGCCACTGAGACACACCGGCCAGACCTCATTCGAATCTTCTGACGAGGACCAAAAAAACCCGTCAGGCTCCCCCACATCCCCTACAGCAGCTCCCGCTATTCACGCGGCAGCAGGTTCCTCCACTAG AGGTCAGTACCTGCTGAAGCGGCGACAGCTGTTCAAATTTGGGATGCGGGGGAGCGAAGCCGGATGCTTTACCTGGCCGCGAGGCCTGGCCGTCGGCCCTGACAATTCCATCGTCGTAGCCGACAGCTCCAACCATCGAATTCAA GTGTTTGACGGAAACGGAAACTTCGTTAAGGAGTTTGGAACGTACGGTAGCGGAGAAGGCGAGTTCGACTGTCTGGCTGGAGTCGCCGTCAACAGGATCGGTCAGTTCATAATAGCTGACCGATATAACCATCGGATTCAAGTCCTGGACCCTTCCGGAAGGTTCCTGAGGGCCTTTGGCTCCCAGGGCAGCGCAGACGGGAGGCTCAATTACCCCTGGGGCATCACAACGGACGCTTTGGGATTCATCTACGTCTGCGACAAGGAGAACCACCGTGTACAG GTGTTCCAGTCGGACGGCACCTTCGTGGGTAAGTTCGGTTCGTGTGGAAGCGGAAGAGGCCAGCTTGAGCACCCGCACTACATCGCGGTGAGCAACACTAACCGGGTGATCGTCAGCGACGGGAACAACCACCGGGTGCAGATATTCGACGTGAATGGCCGGGTGCTGACGTCATTTGGGTCTGAGGGCTCGGAGGATGGTCAGTTCAAATTCCCTCGGGGCGTCGCCGTCGACGACCAGGGATTCATCGTGGTCGCCGACTCGGGGAACAACCGGATACAGATATTCACCCCGGAGGGAGTCTTCCTCAGAGCGTTCGGCGGCTGGGGAAGCGGAGACGGCGAGTTCAGAGGACTCGAGGGTGTTGCGGTCACCTCGGCCGGTAACATCGTCGTTTGTGACCGGGAAAATCATCGTGTACAGGTTTTCTAA
- the LOC107227176 gene encoding myosin-G heavy chain isoform X1 — protein sequence MEQFEQLLTCAICLDRYRNPKLLPCQHSFCMEPCMDGLVDYVRRQVKCPECRAEHRIPYQGVQAFPTNVTLQRFLELHIEITGELPDPTSGQTMERCGVCSEKSYCSHCVHCDKKCCSECKDAHMDILRREITRINSQVRRGLHRLQDALALVEKNTLGLQTNCTSVSEEIDEFYRRLTKALKDRTDYLRNEVDRYLGTELRGLVHLKENLELEISNIQSNCDLADAHINENVPWDDAELLDTKELFLRTVEFIRNFEYEAGDYSRRVRFMLPHEPNQMVLHLAGYGELNIKPETGSGNMLGGSGGLAPPGGPQGLMRSKSDHRLASQYRQQEDERTPRSRYVPDYEYETPDYEPPRNKSRYRSRFMRQRDAEDSDGDTRAVRFTGAQTELTGGAAPTREKVLDTEDAGKGPLSGIFRLTDSPRVMLKLQECERVGKKKKEEVPAATQPAQPPKPQVQVRKAPPAAAARQVSEDDEISRIKKQNKNAPSSSETALAEVHPPTSVTIPTVPQPREPAERESEESIRRTSAARRTSAQDAHPPATRSASSDSSTGSESSTGSGIRSTGAPFTAEEMKQRYLSRAPATGTTTTVSASPNPPANIPREAAAPTTTTTTTTTTPQRPFQSRFLGGGNRAAPAPPPPREEPAKKEEEEEEETTSSSEETDSETEEESETENPSTPTQSSAPSASQKTSGESAMARTDIGALLARSAEARRGSKEESPSTRYTSSRGSPAHSTTTSSAAPTPSATSGGYTSRFVANDDIHHFNYCTNNTLDDIVECEPDEVGDDSPPSINDGEKSNSDNNNVTTTHVKSSLVNVSENKSSDENEEQLAIATATRLSNGVDKVATDPNASSVDSSSPVIRGAAVASPDPKSRLVRRDTVGENEFDSNGWRVDSPEPKNRPPISDASDVTPKDVEEEKASADRPKGRTIAYKKREKSPTLGSNGWLIDSSDAEEFNVSSREPETTSEVWKKSAESESNDERDSGGEESAEKSEPEVEELDEALGKGENDDKNNNNSNNNNNADNVSMMNERNDPEDDEEEEEDRVTSSGSSSDEDGSTNSVANSEGNVAAGEAPIDAKIEVGPSDNVVLENVKGDSKIRDDNELDSGDGSLNDSSTGDKLTSVRGNEGYEIEETLESELSTVNEVHDKDDEADELTDGHRGSNDNDNDGVKRIAKYRYGKNAPDSNEAGADDGELLIGAAAVVKNDSLKPNVASGANQSVKSEKSDESLDIGTQMQMVTTVFCVSVLCYSVLINLLFV from the exons ATGGAGCAGTTCGAGCAGCTGCTAACGTGCGCGATTTGCCTTGACCGGTACAGAAATCCAAAGCTGCTACCATGCCAGCACAGTTTTTGCATGGAACCCTGCATGGATGGGCTGGTCGACTACGTTCGACGACAAGTGAAATGCCCGGAGTGCCGAGCAGAGCATCGCATCCCATACCAG GGTGTTCAAGCCTTCCCAACGAACGTGACGCTCCAGCGATTCCTCGAGCTGCACATCGAGATCACAGGCGAACTTCCGGATCCGACGAGCGGTCAGACGATGGAAAGATGCGGTGTCTGTTCCGAAAAGAGTTACTGCTCTCACTGCGTTCACTGCGACAAAAAATGTTGCTCCGAATGCAAGGACGCCCACATGGACATCTTGAGGCGTGAGATAACTCGCATTAATTCACag GTGCGGAGGGGCCTGCATAGACTCCAGGACGCCCTGGCCCTAGTCGAGAAGAACACCCTTGGTCTCCAAACAAACTGCACGTCCGTTTCGGAGGAGATAGACGAGTTCTACCGACGTCTCACCAAGGCGCTGAAAGACCGCACCGACTATCTGAGAAACGAGGTGGACCGCTATCTGGGCACGGAGCTCAGAGGGCTCGTCCACCTCAAGGAAAATCTCGAGCTTGAAATTTCGAACATACAGAGCAACTGCGACCTCGCCGATGCCCACATAAACGAAAACGTCCCGTGGGATGACGCTGAGCTGCTTGACACCAAGGAACTCTTTCTACGCACCGTCGAGTTCATCag AAACTTCGAGTATGAAGCAGGAGACTACAGTCGAAGGGTGCGCTTCATGCTGCCTCACGAACCAAACCAGATGGTGCTGCACTTAGCCGGTTACGGGGAATTGAACATCAAACCCGAGACCGGAAGTGGCAACATGCTGGGAGGATCCGGAGGACTTGCGCCTCCCGGAGGACCTCAGGGTCTTATGAGGAGTAAAAGCGATCACCGCCTCGCCTCTCAGTATCGCCAACAAGAGGATGAACGCACCCCGAGGAGCCGCTACGTTCCCGATTACGA GTACGAAACGCCAGACTACGAGCCGCCCCGAAACAAATCTCGGTACAGGAGTCGATTCATGCGCCAACGAGACGCGGAGGATTCCGACGGAGATACGAGGGCCGTCAGGTTCACGGGGGCGCAAACGGAATTGACGGGGGGAGCTGCGCCGACCCGAGAGAAGGTCCTGGATACGGAGGATGCGGGAAAAGGACCGCTGTCTGGTATTTTCCGGCTTACGGACTCGCCCCGTGTAATGCTCAAGCTGCAGGAATGCGAGCGCGTtgggaagaagaagaaggaggaagTTCCCGCGGCCACGCAACCCGCGCAGCCACCGAAACCTCAG GTCCAAGTGAGGAAGGCGCCACCCGCTGCTGCCGCAAGGCAGGTAAGCGAGGACGACGAGATATCGAGGATCAAAAAGCAGAACAAAAACGCACCGTCTTCCTCGGAAACGGCGTTAGCAGAAGTCCATCCCCCAACTTCCGTCACTATTCCGACAGTCCCTCAACCGAGGGAACCGGCGGAACGCGAATCTGAGGAATCGATTAGGAGAACTTCGGCCGCTAG AAGGACATCAGCGCAGGATGCGCATCCGCCGGCAACTCGAAGCGCTTCCTCCGACTCGAGCACCGGTTCGGAAAGCTCGACGGGTTCCGGTATCCGAAGCACCGGTGCTCCGTTCACGGCCGAAGAGATGAAGCAGAGATACTTGTCTCGAGCACCGGCGACAGGAACGACGACAACCGTATCGGCATCACCAAATCCGCCGGCGAACATCCCCCGAGAGGCGGCGGctccgacgacgacgacgacgacgacgacgacaacgcCGCAGAGACCGTTTCAGAGTCGTTTTTTAGGCggag GTAACCGTGCCGCACCGGCACCGCCACCTCCGAGGGAAGAACCGGCGAagaaagaagaggaggaggaagaggagacGACAAGCTCCTCCGAGGAGACCGACTCCGAAACGGAGGAGGAATCCGAGACGGAAAATCCCTCGACACCCACCCAGAGCTCGGCTCCATCCGCTAGTCAAAAGACGTCCGGGGAATCAGCAATGGCAAGGACCGACATCGGGGCGCTTCTGGCTCGAAGTGCGGAAGCCCGACGAGGGAGTAAGGAGGAATCACCTTCCACCAG GTACACGTCGTCAAGGGGAAGTCCCGCCCATTCAACAACGACATCATCGGCGGCGCCGACCCCGAGCGCGACCTCTGGCGGCTACACCAGCAGGTTCGTAGCAAACGATGACATTCACCACTTCAATTATTGTACCAATAACACTCTCGACGATATCGTTGAATGCGAGCCCGACGAGGTAGGCGACGACTCGCCGCCTTCAATTAACGACGGCGAGAAATCGAACtcagataataataatgttactACTACACACGTAAAAAGCTCGCTGGTAAACGttagtgaaaataaatcgagTGACGAAAATGAGGAACAGCTGGCGATTGCCACTGCGACACGATTAAGTAACGGCGTCGATAAAGTCGCAACCGATCCGAACGCGTCTTCGGTCGATTCCTCTTCCCCCGTGATTAGAGGCGCTGCCGTCGCTTCGCCCGACCCGAAAAGTCGCCTCGTTCGCCGCGATACCGTCGGTGAAAACGAGTTCGACTCGAACGGATGGCGCGTGGATTCCCCGGAGCCAAAAAACCGCCCCCCTATTTCCGACGCGAGTGACGTCACGCCGAAGGACGTCGAAGAGGAGAAAGCTTCGGCCGATCGGCCGAAAGGACGAACGATCGCCTACAAAAAGCGGGAAAAGTCACCGACCCTGGGCAGCAACGGATGGCTGATCGACAGTTCCGACGCCGAGGAATTCAACGTCAGTTCACGGGAACCGGAAACGACCTCGGAAGTATGGAAGAAGAGCGCGGAGTCCGAGAGCAACGACGAGCGAGATTCGGGGGGCGAAGAATCTGCCGAGAAGAGTGAACCGGAAGTTGAGGAGCTAGACGAAGCTTTGGGAAAGGGGGAGAACGATGACAAGAACAACaataacagcaacaacaacaacaatgcGGACAACGTGTCGATGATGAACGAACGAAACGATCCCGAAGACgacgaggaggaagaagaggaccGGGTGACTTCGAGCGGAAGTTCGTCGGACGAGGATGGATCGACGAACTCGGTTGCTAACTCCGAGGGTAATGTCGCAGCCGGAGAAGCGCCGATTGACGCGAAGATAGAAGTTGGTCCGAGTGATAATGTGGTTTTGGAAAATGTGAAAGGGGACTCGAAAATAAGGGATGATAACGAGCTAGATAGCGGTGACGGAAGTTTGAACGACTCGAGCACGGGAGATAAATTGACGTCGGTAAGGGGAAATGAAGGTTACGAAATTGAGGAAACGTTAGAGAGTGAATTATCGACGGTCAATGAGGTCCACGATAAGGATGACGAGGCTGACGAGTTGACGGACGGCCATCGCGGCTCtaatgataacgataacgacGGCGTAAAGAGGATCGCTAAATATCGTTATGGGAAAAATGCGCCCGATTCGAACGAGGCCGGTGCCGATGACGGCGAGTTATTGATAGGCGCAGCAGCTGTCGTAAAAAACGATTCCTTGAAACCGAACGTTGCTTCGGGGGCAAACCAATCCGTTAAGTCTGAAAAAAGTGACGAAAGTCTAGACATAGGTACGCAAATGCAAATGGTAACCACCGTCTTCTGTGTGTCCGTACTGTGTTACAGCGTTctcattaatttattattcgtGTGA
- the LOC107227176 gene encoding RING finger protein nhl-1 isoform X2, which translates to MEQFEQLLTCAICLDRYRNPKLLPCQHSFCMEPCMDGLVDYVRRQVKCPECRAEHRIPYQGVQAFPTNVTLQRFLELHIEITGELPDPTSGQTMERCGVCSEKSYCSHCVHCDKKCCSECKDAHMDILRREITRINSQVRRGLHRLQDALALVEKNTLGLQTNCTSVSEEIDEFYRRLTKALKDRTDYLRNEVDRYLGTELRGLVHLKENLELEISNIQSNCDLADAHINENVPWDDAELLDTKELFLRTVEFIRNFEYEAGDYSRRVRFMLPHEPNQMVLHLAGYGELNIKPETGSGNMLGGSGGLAPPGGPQGLMRSKSDHRLASQYRQQEDERTPRSRYVPDYEYETPDYEPPRNKSRYRSRFMRQRDAEDSDGDTRAVRFTGAQTELTGGAAPTREKVLDTEDAGKGPLSGIFRLTDSPRVMLKLQECERVGKKKKEEVPAATQPAQPPKPQVQVRKAPPAAAARQVSEDDEISRIKKQNKNAPSSSETALAEVHPPTSVTIPTVPQPREPAERESEESIRRTSAARRTSAQDAHPPATRSASSDSSTGSESSTGSGIRSTGAPFTAEEMKQRYLSRAPATGTTTTVSASPNPPANIPREAAAPTTTTTTTTTTPQRPFQSRFLGGGNRAAPAPPPPREEPAKKEEEEEEETTSSSEETDSETEEESETENPSTPTQSSAPSASQKTSGESAMARTDIGALLARSAEARRGSKEESPSTRYTSSRGSPAHSTTTSSAAPTPSATSGGYTSRFLNKSRSQAAMAAAREPDPEPEPHPTMSRYAALKERRQRLARSRSSHNFGGDDLDLDDDPPSPTTQSPNAYLAAKYGAGSELARSRSTHALKSREPSPDRDHRDRDRDRGATEKDGAALSSWARYLKNKYGNRTTKDKEPPSASAAAASSSASAASRRLSLGLPLRHTGQTSFESSDEDQKNPSGSPTSPTAAPAIHAAAGSSTRGQYLLKRRQLFKFGMRGSEAGCFTWPRGLAVGPDNSIVVADSSNHRIQVFDGNGNFVKEFGTYGSGEGEFDCLAGVAVNRIGQFIIADRYNHRIQVLDPSGRFLRAFGSQGSADGRLNYPWGITTDALGFIYVCDKENHRVQVFQSDGTFVGKFGSCGSGRGQLEHPHYIAVSNTNRVIVSDGNNHRVQIFDVNGRVLTSFGSEGSEDGQFKFPRGVAVDDQGFIVVADSGNNRIQIFTPEGVFLRAFGGWGSGDGEFRGLEGVAVTSAGNIVVCDRENHRVQVF; encoded by the exons ATGGAGCAGTTCGAGCAGCTGCTAACGTGCGCGATTTGCCTTGACCGGTACAGAAATCCAAAGCTGCTACCATGCCAGCACAGTTTTTGCATGGAACCCTGCATGGATGGGCTGGTCGACTACGTTCGACGACAAGTGAAATGCCCGGAGTGCCGAGCAGAGCATCGCATCCCATACCAG GGTGTTCAAGCCTTCCCAACGAACGTGACGCTCCAGCGATTCCTCGAGCTGCACATCGAGATCACAGGCGAACTTCCGGATCCGACGAGCGGTCAGACGATGGAAAGATGCGGTGTCTGTTCCGAAAAGAGTTACTGCTCTCACTGCGTTCACTGCGACAAAAAATGTTGCTCCGAATGCAAGGACGCCCACATGGACATCTTGAGGCGTGAGATAACTCGCATTAATTCACag GTGCGGAGGGGCCTGCATAGACTCCAGGACGCCCTGGCCCTAGTCGAGAAGAACACCCTTGGTCTCCAAACAAACTGCACGTCCGTTTCGGAGGAGATAGACGAGTTCTACCGACGTCTCACCAAGGCGCTGAAAGACCGCACCGACTATCTGAGAAACGAGGTGGACCGCTATCTGGGCACGGAGCTCAGAGGGCTCGTCCACCTCAAGGAAAATCTCGAGCTTGAAATTTCGAACATACAGAGCAACTGCGACCTCGCCGATGCCCACATAAACGAAAACGTCCCGTGGGATGACGCTGAGCTGCTTGACACCAAGGAACTCTTTCTACGCACCGTCGAGTTCATCag AAACTTCGAGTATGAAGCAGGAGACTACAGTCGAAGGGTGCGCTTCATGCTGCCTCACGAACCAAACCAGATGGTGCTGCACTTAGCCGGTTACGGGGAATTGAACATCAAACCCGAGACCGGAAGTGGCAACATGCTGGGAGGATCCGGAGGACTTGCGCCTCCCGGAGGACCTCAGGGTCTTATGAGGAGTAAAAGCGATCACCGCCTCGCCTCTCAGTATCGCCAACAAGAGGATGAACGCACCCCGAGGAGCCGCTACGTTCCCGATTACGA GTACGAAACGCCAGACTACGAGCCGCCCCGAAACAAATCTCGGTACAGGAGTCGATTCATGCGCCAACGAGACGCGGAGGATTCCGACGGAGATACGAGGGCCGTCAGGTTCACGGGGGCGCAAACGGAATTGACGGGGGGAGCTGCGCCGACCCGAGAGAAGGTCCTGGATACGGAGGATGCGGGAAAAGGACCGCTGTCTGGTATTTTCCGGCTTACGGACTCGCCCCGTGTAATGCTCAAGCTGCAGGAATGCGAGCGCGTtgggaagaagaagaaggaggaagTTCCCGCGGCCACGCAACCCGCGCAGCCACCGAAACCTCAG GTCCAAGTGAGGAAGGCGCCACCCGCTGCTGCCGCAAGGCAGGTAAGCGAGGACGACGAGATATCGAGGATCAAAAAGCAGAACAAAAACGCACCGTCTTCCTCGGAAACGGCGTTAGCAGAAGTCCATCCCCCAACTTCCGTCACTATTCCGACAGTCCCTCAACCGAGGGAACCGGCGGAACGCGAATCTGAGGAATCGATTAGGAGAACTTCGGCCGCTAG AAGGACATCAGCGCAGGATGCGCATCCGCCGGCAACTCGAAGCGCTTCCTCCGACTCGAGCACCGGTTCGGAAAGCTCGACGGGTTCCGGTATCCGAAGCACCGGTGCTCCGTTCACGGCCGAAGAGATGAAGCAGAGATACTTGTCTCGAGCACCGGCGACAGGAACGACGACAACCGTATCGGCATCACCAAATCCGCCGGCGAACATCCCCCGAGAGGCGGCGGctccgacgacgacgacgacgacgacgacgacaacgcCGCAGAGACCGTTTCAGAGTCGTTTTTTAGGCggag GTAACCGTGCCGCACCGGCACCGCCACCTCCGAGGGAAGAACCGGCGAagaaagaagaggaggaggaagaggagacGACAAGCTCCTCCGAGGAGACCGACTCCGAAACGGAGGAGGAATCCGAGACGGAAAATCCCTCGACACCCACCCAGAGCTCGGCTCCATCCGCTAGTCAAAAGACGTCCGGGGAATCAGCAATGGCAAGGACCGACATCGGGGCGCTTCTGGCTCGAAGTGCGGAAGCCCGACGAGGGAGTAAGGAGGAATCACCTTCCACCAG GTACACGTCGTCAAGGGGAAGTCCCGCCCATTCAACAACGACATCATCGGCGGCGCCGACCCCGAGCGCGACCTCTGGCGGCTACACCAGCAG GTTCCTCAACAAGAGCAGAAGCCAGGCGGCCATGGCGGCAGCGCGTGAACCGGATCCGGAGCCCGAGCCCCACCCGACGATGTCGCGTTACGCGGCCCTCAAGGAACGCAGACAGCGTCTGGCGCGCTCGAGAAGCTCCCACAACTTCGGGGGCGACGACCTGGACCTGGACGACGACCCGCCCTCGCCCACAACCCAGTCGCCCAACGCCTACCTGGCGGCCAAGTACGGGGCCGGTAGCGAGCTGGCGCGAAGTCGCAGCACGCACGCCCTCAAGTCCAGGGAACCGAGTCCCGACCGTGACCACAGGGACCGGGACCGGGACCGTGGAGCCACGGAGAAGGATGGCGCTGCCCTTAGCTCCTGGGCTCGCTACCTCAAGAACAAGTACGGAAACCGCACCACCAAGGACAAGGAGCCACCTTCCGCCTCTGCAGCGGCCGCCTCTTCGAG TGCGAGTGCCGCCTCGCGAAGGCTTTCGCTAGGGTTGCCACTGAGACACACCGGCCAGACCTCATTCGAATCTTCTGACGAGGACCAAAAAAACCCGTCAGGCTCCCCCACATCCCCTACAGCAGCTCCCGCTATTCACGCGGCAGCAGGTTCCTCCACTAG AGGTCAGTACCTGCTGAAGCGGCGACAGCTGTTCAAATTTGGGATGCGGGGGAGCGAAGCCGGATGCTTTACCTGGCCGCGAGGCCTGGCCGTCGGCCCTGACAATTCCATCGTCGTAGCCGACAGCTCCAACCATCGAATTCAA GTGTTTGACGGAAACGGAAACTTCGTTAAGGAGTTTGGAACGTACGGTAGCGGAGAAGGCGAGTTCGACTGTCTGGCTGGAGTCGCCGTCAACAGGATCGGTCAGTTCATAATAGCTGACCGATATAACCATCGGATTCAAGTCCTGGACCCTTCCGGAAGGTTCCTGAGGGCCTTTGGCTCCCAGGGCAGCGCAGACGGGAGGCTCAATTACCCCTGGGGCATCACAACGGACGCTTTGGGATTCATCTACGTCTGCGACAAGGAGAACCACCGTGTACAG GTGTTCCAGTCGGACGGCACCTTCGTGGGTAAGTTCGGTTCGTGTGGAAGCGGAAGAGGCCAGCTTGAGCACCCGCACTACATCGCGGTGAGCAACACTAACCGGGTGATCGTCAGCGACGGGAACAACCACCGGGTGCAGATATTCGACGTGAATGGCCGGGTGCTGACGTCATTTGGGTCTGAGGGCTCGGAGGATGGTCAGTTCAAATTCCCTCGGGGCGTCGCCGTCGACGACCAGGGATTCATCGTGGTCGCCGACTCGGGGAACAACCGGATACAGATATTCACCCCGGAGGGAGTCTTCCTCAGAGCGTTCGGCGGCTGGGGAAGCGGAGACGGCGAGTTCAGAGGACTCGAGGGTGTTGCGGTCACCTCGGCCGGTAACATCGTCGTTTGTGACCGGGAAAATCATCGTGTACAGGTTTTCTAA